The proteins below are encoded in one region of Peribacillus muralis:
- a CDS encoding amidohydrolase family protein codes for MIDLLLIHGTVITMDPDRRIVSDGAIAINEGRIVDVGITAKLTSKYEAKKVIDCSHQCILPGLIDVHGHGGHSMFKTIAMENIDFWMPIMTNTYKHFVTDDFWYYEGKLSSLERLKAGVTTGVSVLGSMPRSDDPIFAINHAKAYAEVGVREVVCTGPCNPPWPHSFSRWVDGKRVVKEVTYEEVLKGAEAVIEALNHANEDRTRAFITPFVIVTSVDPSNPTAPDRLYGLSDHDLYQAKRIREIARKYDTRIHSDAFGGMIHLAIQDRENALLGPDVHLQHCRGISFDEARILAETGTNVSASPGFGQVNARTPITELLEMGATVAISTDGTSPSTSFDMFQAMRKTQFVHQAALRDYYYLPPGKLLEMITIDAAKCIGWDDEIGSLEIGKKADVITVNLHQPHLTPEFMHVHRLVFQAVANDVEHVIVDGKLIMESREVQTVHESTILNEANEEASSTIERAGLEKYMKPTKYFWGHARAYVDERRYDERENDPEMRKGE; via the coding sequence ATGATCGATTTACTGCTCATTCACGGGACTGTCATCACCATGGATCCAGACAGGAGAATCGTTTCGGATGGCGCCATCGCCATAAACGAAGGACGGATTGTAGACGTGGGTATAACCGCAAAACTGACATCGAAGTATGAGGCGAAAAAAGTGATCGATTGCAGCCATCAATGCATACTGCCAGGATTGATAGATGTTCATGGCCATGGGGGACACTCGATGTTCAAGACGATTGCGATGGAGAATATCGATTTTTGGATGCCGATCATGACGAATACGTATAAACATTTTGTCACGGATGATTTTTGGTACTACGAAGGCAAGCTCTCTTCTCTGGAAAGATTGAAGGCGGGTGTGACGACGGGTGTGAGTGTGTTAGGCTCGATGCCGCGATCTGATGATCCGATTTTCGCCATCAATCATGCAAAGGCTTACGCCGAGGTGGGCGTGAGGGAGGTTGTCTGCACCGGTCCATGCAACCCTCCTTGGCCACATTCATTCAGTCGGTGGGTTGATGGAAAAAGAGTCGTGAAGGAGGTTACGTATGAAGAGGTATTAAAGGGAGCGGAAGCAGTGATAGAAGCACTGAATCATGCAAATGAAGACCGCACGAGAGCCTTCATTACACCATTTGTGATCGTCACATCTGTTGACCCCTCCAATCCCACTGCACCTGACAGGCTTTATGGGCTAAGTGATCATGATCTTTATCAGGCGAAAAGAATCCGGGAAATTGCCCGTAAATATGATACGAGGATTCATTCCGATGCTTTTGGCGGGATGATTCATTTAGCGATACAGGATAGGGAGAACGCCTTGTTAGGTCCTGATGTCCATTTACAGCATTGCCGCGGCATTTCCTTTGATGAGGCAAGGATACTGGCAGAAACGGGCACCAATGTCAGTGCCTCGCCCGGTTTTGGACAGGTGAATGCACGTACGCCGATCACTGAATTATTGGAAATGGGTGCAACGGTGGCCATTTCTACGGATGGGACCTCGCCTTCCACAAGCTTTGATATGTTCCAGGCGATGAGGAAAACCCAATTCGTTCACCAAGCGGCCCTTAGGGATTATTACTATCTGCCACCAGGAAAGCTCCTGGAAATGATTACGATTGATGCGGCAAAATGCATAGGCTGGGATGATGAAATCGGTTCGCTGGAGATCGGGAAGAAGGCGGATGTGATTACGGTCAATTTGCATCAGCCGCATTTGACCCCTGAATTCATGCATGTTCATCGGCTTGTCTTCCAAGCGGTGGCCAATGATGTCGAGCATGTCATCGTCGATGGGAAATTGATCATGGAGAGCAGGGAAGTCCAAACCGTTCATGAAAGCACCATACTTAATGAAGCGAATGAAGAAGCTTCTTCGACGATCGAGCGTGCGGGGCTCGAAAAGTATATGAAGCCGACGAAATATTTCTGGGGCCACGCGAGGGCATACGTCGATGAAAGGAGATATGACGAACGGGAGAATGATCCGGAAATGCGGAAAGGGGAATAA
- a CDS encoding glutathione ABC transporter substrate-binding protein, giving the protein MRKGITGLLFASLLCISTVLSGCTSDQTSSKKPEREAKEGGTLVVARLSDATTLDPHFITDIPSANVVYEKVYETLVVPDKDMKPQPLLAKEWKQLDDLTWEFKLREGVKFHDGAPFNAEAVKMNFDRLLDPKTSSPQAGKLEMIKEIKVVDDTTVQFKLKYPYAPLLSILVSNEGSILSPKAIKEHSDQLGQNPVGTGPFVFKSWKSGEEIELAKNEDYWGKEPKIDGVVFKVVPEDATRIAMIETGEAHVTDQVPVTEIDRIEASDTMGLYRTDGLAVEYLSFNVKKKPFDDVRVRKAVAHAIEVDSIIKGVYNDVGTKANSTMSPKVFGYDPKIKGYDYDINESKKLLKEAGIKDGMEITLTTSDRKERINMAEVIQSQLKGIGFKVKIQVLEYGAYIDATAKGEHQVSIGGWGNATGDGDYNQFNLFDSKSQGAAGNSSFYSNPEVDKLIEAARQESSGDKRKELYSKAQEIEREEVPYVPIRNYEHLAVYGETVKGLWLNPANYLMLDDITVQ; this is encoded by the coding sequence ATGAGAAAAGGTATAACTGGATTACTATTTGCATCGTTATTATGTATCTCGACGGTTTTATCTGGATGTACTTCAGATCAAACAAGCAGCAAGAAACCGGAAAGGGAAGCGAAGGAAGGCGGTACATTGGTCGTCGCCCGGCTGTCTGATGCGACGACGCTTGATCCGCATTTCATTACGGACATCCCTTCGGCAAACGTCGTCTATGAGAAGGTGTATGAAACATTGGTCGTTCCTGACAAGGATATGAAACCACAGCCATTGCTCGCGAAGGAATGGAAGCAGCTGGACGATCTAACATGGGAGTTCAAGCTGCGTGAGGGCGTGAAATTCCATGATGGGGCACCATTCAATGCCGAAGCGGTAAAAATGAATTTCGACAGATTACTGGATCCTAAAACCTCTTCGCCGCAGGCTGGAAAATTGGAAATGATCAAGGAAATCAAGGTGGTTGATGATACGACCGTACAGTTCAAACTGAAATATCCGTATGCTCCGCTTCTTTCGATATTGGTCAGTAATGAAGGAAGCATCCTGAGTCCAAAGGCGATTAAAGAGCATAGTGACCAACTTGGGCAAAATCCGGTTGGGACAGGTCCATTCGTTTTCAAATCGTGGAAATCGGGAGAAGAGATCGAGCTCGCCAAGAATGAGGACTACTGGGGAAAAGAACCGAAGATCGATGGCGTCGTATTCAAGGTCGTCCCTGAAGATGCAACGAGAATCGCGATGATCGAAACGGGTGAAGCACATGTGACCGATCAAGTGCCCGTGACGGAAATCGATCGCATCGAGGCCTCGGACACGATGGGGTTGTATCGCACGGACGGACTTGCCGTCGAATACTTGAGCTTCAATGTCAAGAAGAAGCCGTTCGATGATGTTCGTGTCCGGAAAGCGGTCGCGCATGCCATCGAGGTCGATTCGATCATCAAAGGGGTATATAACGATGTTGGCACGAAGGCCAATTCAACGATGAGTCCTAAGGTTTTCGGCTATGACCCGAAGATAAAGGGATACGATTATGATATTAATGAATCCAAAAAGCTATTGAAGGAAGCTGGAATTAAAGATGGCATGGAGATTACTTTAACGACAAGTGACCGTAAGGAAAGAATCAACATGGCAGAGGTGATTCAATCCCAATTAAAAGGAATTGGATTCAAGGTGAAAATACAAGTGCTTGAGTATGGAGCTTATATTGACGCGACGGCCAAGGGCGAGCATCAGGTTTCCATAGGCGGCTGGGGCAATGCGACGGGCGACGGAGATTATAATCAATTCAATCTTTTCGATAGCAAATCGCAAGGTGCAGCCGGGAATAGTTCGTTTTACAGTAATCCTGAGGTGGATAAATTGATTGAAGCGGCACGACAGGAATCAAGCGGCGACAAGCGTAAGGAGCTTTATTCGAAGGCTCAGGAAATCGAACGGGAAGAGGTGCCATATGTTCCGATCCGCAACTATGAGCATCTGGCAGTGTATGGCGAAACGGTTAAGGGGCTATGGCTGAACCCGGCCAATTATTTAATGCTTGATGATATAACTGTTCAGTAA
- the nikC gene encoding nickel transporter permease — MKPEVVIKNPGLKLNKNKSTKLQNWKAFYRKFKRNKLALVGGYIVLFYILLAIFAPAISPQDPYEIDLVNKLQPPTGDHWMGTDDKGRDILSRLLYGTRLSLTVGFVSVFFGAFIGILLGLTAGYYGKWIDTIIMRIVDVLLAFPGILLALAIISALGPSLINVMVAVGVFSIPMFARIVRGSTLSVRKLEYIDAVRALGATDFTIIVKHIFPNILSPVIVQATLRLATAILSAAGLSFLGLGAQPPSPEWGAMLSSGRDYLFSAPHIALFPGIAISTLVLGFNIFGDGLRDALDPRMKK; from the coding sequence ATGAAGCCAGAGGTCGTTATCAAGAATCCCGGATTGAAGCTGAACAAAAACAAATCTACAAAACTCCAAAACTGGAAAGCCTTTTATAGAAAGTTCAAAAGAAATAAATTGGCATTGGTAGGCGGCTACATCGTACTTTTTTATATTTTATTGGCGATTTTCGCACCTGCCATTTCACCGCAGGACCCCTATGAAATCGATTTGGTCAACAAGCTTCAGCCTCCTACGGGAGACCATTGGATGGGGACGGATGATAAGGGAAGAGATATTTTGAGCAGGTTATTATATGGGACACGCCTTTCGTTGACCGTGGGATTCGTTTCCGTTTTCTTCGGCGCGTTCATCGGCATCCTCTTGGGCTTGACGGCCGGATATTATGGAAAATGGATCGATACGATCATCATGAGGATCGTCGATGTTCTGCTTGCCTTCCCGGGAATATTGCTGGCGCTTGCCATCATAAGCGCTCTCGGACCAAGCTTGATCAATGTAATGGTAGCGGTTGGTGTTTTTTCCATCCCCATGTTTGCCCGAATCGTACGGGGTTCCACGCTTTCGGTGAGGAAGCTTGAGTATATTGACGCCGTTCGTGCATTGGGAGCGACGGACTTCACGATCATAGTGAAACACATTTTCCCTAATATCCTTTCACCCGTCATCGTCCAAGCGACGTTGCGCCTGGCAACGGCGATTCTATCGGCAGCCGGCTTGTCATTCCTCGGGCTTGGAGCGCAGCCTCCTTCACCGGAATGGGGTGCGATGTTGAGCAGCGGACGGGACTATTTATTCAGCGCGCCGCACATCGCTTTATTTCCCGGGATCGCCATATCCACACTTGTACTTGGCTTCAATATCTTCGGAGATGGACTGAGGGACGCCCTGGATCCAAGAATGAAAAAATAA
- the nikB gene encoding nickel ABC transporter permease produces MFVFIVRRMLQTVPVLLGVSLVVFLIMQMVPGDPATLLAGEGATKETIEMIRHQLGLDRPILYQYVDYVVHAVQGDFGESLRSSRPVLDEIMVRLPVTLELALASIFITVVLGMVAGIISATRQYSAADISIMIVALLGISLPSFWLGLMLIYFFSVNLQWFPVSGWGTFSHMILPAITLGAGGAAIVARMTRSSMLEVVRQDYIRTAKAKGLKEHVIIYKHGLKNALIPVITVVGLQFGALLGGTVLTESVFAINGLGRLIVDAIRTRDLPMVQGGVLIASVIFVFMNLAVDVLYRYFNKRIDLN; encoded by the coding sequence ATGTTCGTATTCATCGTCCGGCGCATGTTGCAAACGGTACCGGTATTGTTAGGAGTAAGTTTAGTAGTCTTCCTCATCATGCAGATGGTTCCCGGTGACCCGGCAACCCTGCTTGCAGGTGAAGGGGCGACAAAAGAAACGATAGAAATGATCCGGCATCAGCTTGGGCTGGATCGCCCGATTCTCTATCAGTACGTTGATTATGTGGTTCATGCCGTTCAAGGCGACTTCGGTGAATCACTCCGCAGCAGCCGTCCTGTTCTGGACGAGATTATGGTCCGCCTGCCCGTTACGCTTGAACTCGCACTTGCCAGTATTTTCATCACCGTCGTGCTTGGAATGGTGGCCGGAATCATCTCGGCGACCAGGCAATACTCTGCAGCTGACATTTCCATCATGATCGTTGCTTTACTAGGAATCTCCCTGCCTAGCTTTTGGTTAGGGCTGATGCTCATCTACTTCTTTTCCGTCAACCTTCAGTGGTTTCCCGTTTCAGGCTGGGGAACCTTCAGCCATATGATCTTACCTGCGATAACCCTTGGTGCGGGCGGAGCGGCGATTGTCGCCAGGATGACGAGATCAAGCATGCTCGAAGTCGTTCGTCAGGACTATATCCGTACAGCGAAAGCCAAAGGCTTGAAGGAGCATGTCATCATTTATAAGCACGGGCTGAAAAATGCGTTGATTCCCGTCATTACGGTCGTCGGCCTCCAGTTCGGTGCCCTCCTTGGCGGCACCGTATTGACCGAATCCGTGTTTGCCATCAACGGACTTGGGAGATTGATCGTCGATGCCATCAGAACGAGGGATCTGCCGATGGTCCAAGGCGGTGTCCTCATTGCCTCCGTCATCTTCGTATTCATGAATTTGGCTGTGGATGTCCTCTATCGATACTTTAACAAGCGCATAGACTTAAACTAA